In Syntrophotaleaceae bacterium, a genomic segment contains:
- the obgE gene encoding GTPase ObgE yields MQFIDEVKIHVKAGDGGRGCLSFRREKFIPKGGPDGGDGGNGGDVVFRVDEGLGTLLDLRYKVHYKAERGVHGMGKNRHGKNGQDLEIRVPPGVLVYDGESGELLADLKERDERFVAAKGGLGGRGNARFATSTNRAPRHVQPGLPGDERWLRLELKLLADVGLVGMPNAGKSTLIAAVSAARPKIADYPFTTLVPNLGVVRYGSFQSFVMADIPGLIEGASEGHGLGTRFLRHVERTDLFLHLVDLSDLQPLAAVEQFDAINQELEKFNPRLLEKPQLVVLSKADITEVRDGIPEVRRIFEQRGYRTLAISAVTGEGIGDLVATVGGELERLRRKDEPGVDVNIPVK; encoded by the coding sequence ATGCAATTCATCGACGAAGTCAAAATTCACGTCAAGGCCGGAGATGGCGGCCGCGGATGCCTGTCTTTCCGCAGGGAAAAATTCATTCCCAAAGGCGGCCCGGACGGCGGCGACGGCGGCAATGGTGGAGATGTCGTTTTCCGTGTGGACGAAGGCCTGGGGACGCTCCTCGACCTGCGCTACAAGGTTCATTACAAGGCCGAGCGCGGTGTTCACGGCATGGGCAAGAACCGCCACGGGAAAAACGGCCAGGACCTGGAGATCCGGGTTCCGCCCGGGGTGCTGGTCTATGACGGAGAGAGCGGAGAGCTGCTGGCTGATCTGAAGGAACGTGACGAGCGGTTCGTCGCGGCCAAAGGCGGCCTGGGGGGGCGGGGCAACGCCCGCTTCGCCACAAGCACCAATCGTGCTCCCCGGCATGTGCAGCCCGGTCTGCCCGGCGACGAACGCTGGCTGCGCCTGGAGCTGAAGCTGCTGGCCGACGTCGGCCTGGTCGGCATGCCCAACGCCGGCAAGTCGACGCTGATCGCGGCAGTGTCCGCGGCCCGTCCCAAAATCGCCGACTATCCCTTCACCACCCTGGTTCCGAACCTGGGGGTGGTGCGCTACGGCAGTTTCCAGAGTTTCGTCATGGCCGACATCCCCGGGCTGATTGAAGGGGCCAGCGAAGGTCACGGCCTCGGCACCCGCTTCCTGCGCCACGTCGAACGGACCGATCTGTTCCTGCATCTGGTGGATCTGTCCGATCTGCAGCCGCTGGCCGCGGTGGAGCAGTTCGACGCCATCAACCAGGAGCTGGAGAAGTTCAATCCCCGGCTGCTGGAAAAACCCCAACTGGTGGTGCTGAGCAAGGCCGACATCACCGAGGTGCGGGACGGCATTCCGGAGGTTCGCAGGATCTTCGAACAGCGGGGCTACCGCACCCTGGCAATTTCCGCGGTGACAGGTGAAGGGATCGGCGATCTGGTCGCCACCGTCGGGGGGGAGCTGGAACGGTTGCGGCGCAAGGACGAGCCCGGCGTGGATGTAAATATCCCGGTAAAATGA
- the rplU gene encoding 50S ribosomal protein L21, whose amino-acid sequence MYAVIKTGGKQYKVSEGDLLKVEKIEGAVGDTVELNEVLMVGGEEVKIGTPLLPGAKVTARIEQQTKDKKVLVFHAKRRKGYRKTYGHRQPITRLKITGIEA is encoded by the coding sequence ATGTACGCGGTGATCAAGACCGGAGGGAAACAATACAAAGTTTCCGAAGGCGACCTGTTGAAGGTCGAGAAAATCGAAGGCGCAGTGGGCGACACTGTTGAGCTGAACGAAGTCCTCATGGTCGGCGGAGAAGAGGTAAAAATCGGAACACCTCTATTGCCTGGAGCGAAAGTCACGGCGCGGATCGAACAGCAGACCAAGGACAAAAAGGTTCTGGTGTTCCACGCCAAGCGGCGCAAAGGCTATCGCAAGACTTACGGACACCGTCAGCCCATCACTCGCCTGAAGATTACAGGCATCGAGGCCTAA
- a CDS encoding glutamine amidotransferase family protein, whose translation MCRIGAIKSLNYVHPSKALQLMNSQQKGHDNSGFAMVMQDLGGIFAGYKDKPTISLACTDEGLAITEAILEEIGFKQVFEWVPATTWKPGMDIQKMPNYVFRTFDYPDFCKDLAKREKEDLLTNTRLRLRAAMEQDQTGFVYSFWPDVLTLKEIGDPRDIGTFFGLWEPDEDFTAKNITAQCRQNTNYAIVRYAAHPFFLQGYVTLTNGENTFYQKNKEFQASLHPGYIGFESDSQCFLYTMHYMHRQLGWPLSYYKHIITPLPFEDVVKREDKDVLLSIRQSLAHLEINGPNTIIGTLPDFTMWVVCDAKKLRPVVVGHTQDTVVFSSEVCGINEILPERNWENDIYPNEREIVVVDNNLEVQRWKQ comes from the coding sequence ATGTGTCGCATTGGCGCCATAAAAAGTCTGAATTATGTGCACCCGAGCAAAGCCCTGCAGCTGATGAATTCTCAGCAGAAGGGGCACGACAACTCGGGCTTCGCCATGGTCATGCAGGATCTCGGCGGAATCTTCGCCGGGTACAAGGATAAGCCGACCATCTCCCTGGCCTGCACCGATGAGGGTCTCGCCATTACCGAGGCCATTCTTGAAGAAATCGGCTTCAAGCAGGTTTTCGAGTGGGTTCCGGCCACCACCTGGAAACCGGGCATGGACATCCAGAAGATGCCCAACTATGTATTTCGAACCTTCGATTACCCCGACTTCTGCAAGGATCTCGCGAAACGGGAGAAAGAAGACTTGCTCACCAATACCCGGCTCAGACTGCGGGCGGCCATGGAGCAGGACCAGACCGGCTTCGTCTACTCTTTCTGGCCCGACGTCCTTACCCTCAAGGAAATCGGCGATCCCCGGGATATCGGCACCTTTTTCGGACTTTGGGAGCCTGATGAGGACTTTACCGCCAAAAACATCACCGCCCAATGCCGTCAGAACACCAACTACGCCATTGTCCGCTATGCGGCCCATCCCTTCTTCCTGCAGGGCTACGTGACTCTGACCAACGGCGAGAACACCTTCTACCAGAAGAACAAGGAGTTCCAGGCCAGCCTGCACCCCGGCTACATCGGCTTTGAATCAGACTCCCAATGCTTCCTCTACACCATGCACTACATGCACCGCCAGCTGGGATGGCCGCTTTCCTACTACAAGCACATCATTACGCCGCTCCCCTTCGAAGACGTGGTCAAGCGCGAGGACAAGGACGTGCTGCTCTCCATCCGCCAGTCCCTGGCACACCTGGAGATCAACGGTCCCAACACCATTATCGGCACCCTGCCCGACTTCACCATGTGGGTCGTGTGCGATGCTAAGAAGCTGCGCCCGGTCGTGGTGGGCCATACTCAGGATACCGTGGTCTTTTCTTCCGAAGTGTGCGGTATCAATGAGATTCTGCCGGAGCGGAACTGGGAAAACGACATTTATCCCAACGAGCGCGAAATTGTCGTTGTAGACAACAATCTGGAGGTCCAGAGATGGAAACAATAA
- a CDS encoding TIGR03960 family B12-binding radical SAM protein gives MSRDNLLGSVSRPSRYLGGELGSIHKDLTAVAVTCALAFPDVYEVGMSHIGLPVLYQILNRLDWVAAERVYAPWPDMAEQLKNRSLPLASLESERPLGEFDIVGFTLQYELSYSNILGMLTLAGIPLRREDRDDRAPLIVVGGPCAFNPEPLADFMDCAVIGDGEEVIVELCAAVRASREAGEPKTVLLKRLAAIEGIYVPSLYEFCWNADGTIAAIRFRGEGSGRVVRRVVPDLDAAASPTSPIVPFMNTVHNRVAVEIARGCTRGCRFCQAGFICRPLRERNPDRIAGIIEESLARSGYEEVSLLSLSTGDYSCIQPLLQKLMERYQEDRVAVSLPSLRVGSLTPALMEEIRKVRKTGFTLAPEAGSERLRLLINKGIAEEDLLESARHAFALGWRLIKLYFMIGLPTETDADLEAIVDLAARVKRVGKGTAGGADVNVAVSTLVPKPHTPFQWERQIGIEETLARQDFLRRGLRTRKLRLKWHEAQLSFMEGVFARGDRRLGRVLERAVELGCRFDGWRDHFRFDLWQQAFADCGLDPAWYLRERREDEILPWDPVDARLSREFLLGERHRARSGEYTADCRDGSCCSCGACDFDQVRIRLAVEGTSVEHMPGRDGRKSDEETPCKVRLRVRKAGRARFVGHLEFMTLFHRAVRRAKIPVRFSAGFHPAPQISFPDALPTGMESEAEIIDLKLSHDVSVEALATSLNAELPEGFAVLAAEQIPWKTPSPSVCIRETVYRLNLEKNFPADLKERIEGFLKADRVPVARHKKGREETVDLRAGVSDLRLTDKVLEMVVTGGNPVLLAAHLLGLPPGQGLSTELKLSKVDVRLGESEEA, from the coding sequence ATGAGTCGCGACAACCTGCTTGGTTCAGTCAGCCGGCCTTCCCGCTATCTTGGGGGCGAGCTCGGCAGCATTCATAAAGATCTCACCGCCGTTGCCGTCACCTGTGCCCTCGCTTTCCCCGATGTTTATGAAGTGGGCATGAGTCATATCGGCCTTCCCGTGCTTTACCAGATCCTCAATCGACTCGACTGGGTGGCGGCGGAACGGGTTTATGCGCCCTGGCCGGACATGGCCGAGCAGTTGAAAAACCGGAGTCTGCCCCTGGCCTCCCTGGAGTCGGAACGCCCCCTTGGGGAGTTCGACATTGTCGGTTTCACCCTGCAGTATGAGCTTTCTTACAGCAATATACTCGGCATGCTGACTCTGGCCGGCATCCCCCTGCGGCGGGAGGACCGCGACGACAGGGCTCCTCTGATCGTGGTAGGCGGCCCTTGCGCCTTCAATCCCGAGCCTTTGGCCGATTTCATGGATTGCGCGGTGATAGGAGATGGGGAGGAAGTCATCGTTGAACTCTGCGCAGCGGTGCGTGCCTCCAGGGAAGCCGGTGAACCGAAAACGGTTCTGCTGAAACGTCTTGCAGCCATTGAGGGGATCTACGTTCCGTCCCTTTACGAGTTTTGCTGGAACGCCGACGGCACAATTGCCGCTATCCGCTTTCGAGGCGAGGGTTCCGGCCGGGTGGTCCGGAGGGTGGTGCCCGACCTGGATGCCGCCGCCAGTCCGACCAGTCCCATCGTCCCTTTTATGAATACGGTGCACAACCGGGTGGCGGTGGAGATCGCCCGGGGCTGCACCCGGGGATGCCGATTCTGTCAGGCCGGTTTCATCTGCCGCCCGCTGAGGGAACGGAATCCGGACAGGATTGCCGGGATCATCGAGGAATCTCTGGCCCGATCCGGCTATGAAGAGGTGTCCCTGCTCTCCCTGTCCACCGGAGATTACAGCTGCATTCAGCCGCTCCTGCAGAAACTGATGGAGCGCTATCAGGAGGACCGGGTGGCGGTTTCCCTGCCCAGCCTCCGGGTCGGCTCCCTCACTCCCGCACTGATGGAGGAGATCAGAAAAGTCCGCAAGACCGGTTTCACCCTCGCTCCGGAAGCGGGCAGCGAGCGTCTCCGCCTGCTGATCAACAAGGGCATCGCCGAGGAGGATCTGCTGGAGTCGGCGCGGCACGCCTTTGCGCTCGGCTGGCGTCTTATCAAGCTCTATTTCATGATCGGACTGCCGACGGAGACGGACGCCGATCTGGAAGCCATCGTCGATCTGGCCGCCCGGGTGAAGCGGGTCGGCAAGGGGACAGCGGGCGGTGCCGACGTGAATGTCGCAGTTTCGACCCTGGTGCCCAAGCCGCACACGCCCTTTCAGTGGGAGCGGCAGATCGGCATAGAGGAAACTCTCGCCCGCCAGGATTTTCTTCGCCGGGGTCTCCGCACGCGCAAGCTGCGCCTGAAGTGGCATGAGGCCCAACTGTCCTTCATGGAAGGGGTCTTCGCCCGCGGCGACCGGCGGCTGGGCCGGGTGCTGGAGCGGGCGGTGGAGCTCGGCTGCCGTTTCGACGGCTGGCGCGACCATTTCCGTTTCGATCTCTGGCAGCAGGCTTTTGCCGATTGCGGCCTCGATCCCGCCTGGTATCTGCGGGAACGCAGGGAAGACGAAATTCTGCCCTGGGACCCTGTCGATGCCAGATTGTCCCGCGAATTTCTGCTGGGCGAACGACATCGCGCCCGCAGTGGCGAATATACTGCGGATTGTCGCGACGGATCCTGCTGCAGCTGCGGCGCCTGTGATTTCGATCAGGTGCGGATCCGTCTCGCCGTGGAGGGTACCTCCGTCGAGCATATGCCGGGCAGGGACGGCAGGAAAAGCGACGAGGAGACGCCCTGCAAGGTGCGCCTGAGGGTGAGAAAAGCCGGGAGGGCCCGCTTCGTCGGACATCTGGAATTCATGACCCTGTTTCATCGGGCGGTCCGGCGGGCCAAAATTCCTGTCCGGTTTTCAGCCGGCTTCCATCCGGCCCCGCAGATCAGTTTTCCGGATGCTCTTCCCACGGGCATGGAGAGCGAGGCGGAGATCATCGATCTCAAGCTGTCTCATGACGTATCGGTCGAGGCCCTGGCGACCTCGCTCAATGCGGAACTGCCGGAAGGTTTTGCTGTCCTGGCTGCCGAGCAGATTCCGTGGAAAACACCATCGCCCTCCGTTTGTATCCGGGAAACGGTGTATCGACTGAACCTGGAGAAAAATTTTCCCGCCGATCTTAAGGAGCGTATCGAGGGCTTCCTCAAAGCGGATCGGGTACCGGTTGCAAGACATAAAAAAGGCCGTGAAGAGACTGTGGACCTGCGGGCGGGGGTATCGGATCTGCGGCTGACCGACAAGGTGTTGGAAATGGTCGTCACGGGAGGCAATCCGGTTCTGTTGGCGGCTCACCTGCTCGGCCTTCCCCCCGGGCAGGGTCTTTCGACAGAGCTGAAGTTGTCCAAGGTGGATGTGCGGCTGGGCGAGTCAGAAGAGGCCTGA
- a CDS encoding DUF4870 domain-containing protein, with translation MENATLPPDSRESNWATLCHISGLAGYFIPFGNVLAPLAIWLFLKERYPLVDRHGKESLNFQISISIYALAASALIFIIVGLPILLLLAVFNFVMILIGAVKCRNGEDYRYPLNLRLLK, from the coding sequence ATGGAAAATGCGACCCTTCCACCCGACAGCCGGGAAAGCAATTGGGCAACCCTGTGCCACATCAGCGGCCTGGCCGGGTACTTCATCCCTTTCGGCAATGTTCTTGCCCCATTGGCGATCTGGCTGTTTCTTAAAGAGCGCTATCCCCTGGTAGATCGCCATGGCAAGGAATCATTGAATTTTCAGATCAGCATCAGTATCTATGCCCTGGCCGCATCCGCCCTCATTTTCATTATCGTCGGCCTTCCGATCCTGCTCCTGCTGGCGGTCTTCAATTTCGTCATGATTCTGATCGGCGCAGTCAAATGCAGAAACGGGGAGGACTACCGCTATCCCCTCAATCTGCGACTGCTGAAATAA
- a CDS encoding ammonium transporter, whose amino-acid sequence MNRKSLLSPAPALLGLLLAPSLGLAAEGANPGDTAWLLISSALVLVMLPGLALFYAGMVRAKNVLSTTMHTFAAMAIIGVQWVVVGYTMAFGGAGPFIGSLKHLLLNGITPDSLTGTIPTYVFIMFQGMFAIITPALISGAVAARMKFSTYCVFILLWGLLVYNPLAHWVWGEGGWLLEMGALDFAGGTVVHLSSGVSALVLAIFLGKRIGFPHERMAPHNLPMTLLGAGLLWFGWFGFNAGSALSAGGSAALAFTTTQTAAAAAALSWMLLEWRLAGKPSALGVASGIVAGLVTITPAAGFVTPAWALVMGLMGGAVCYGGVMLKHKFGYDDSLDVFGIHGLGGAFGAVAIGVFASVGVSGLIAGNPGQVWIQLVGIGAAGAYAVVVTVILVLILKATMGLRVSREEEVTGLDQTAHSETGYNF is encoded by the coding sequence ATGAACCGCAAGTCCTTACTGTCCCCCGCGCCCGCTTTACTCGGGCTGCTCCTGGCCCCGTCCCTGGGCCTGGCTGCCGAAGGGGCCAATCCGGGCGATACCGCCTGGCTGCTCATTTCATCGGCCCTGGTCCTCGTCATGCTCCCCGGATTGGCTCTTTTCTATGCCGGCATGGTCCGCGCCAAAAATGTGCTGTCCACCACGATGCATACTTTTGCGGCCATGGCGATTATCGGCGTGCAGTGGGTGGTTGTCGGCTACACCATGGCTTTTGGAGGCGCCGGCCCCTTCATCGGCAGCCTGAAACACCTGCTTCTCAATGGCATCACCCCCGATTCCCTGACCGGAACGATTCCAACATATGTCTTCATCATGTTCCAGGGCATGTTTGCCATCATCACTCCGGCATTGATTTCCGGCGCCGTGGCGGCCCGTATGAAATTCAGTACCTACTGCGTCTTCATCCTGCTCTGGGGCCTTCTGGTCTACAACCCTCTGGCGCACTGGGTCTGGGGGGAAGGCGGATGGTTGCTGGAGATGGGAGCTCTGGATTTTGCCGGCGGCACGGTCGTTCATCTCTCCTCCGGGGTATCCGCCCTGGTACTGGCGATTTTTCTGGGGAAACGTATCGGCTTTCCGCATGAGAGAATGGCTCCCCACAATCTGCCCATGACTCTGCTCGGAGCCGGCCTGCTCTGGTTCGGCTGGTTCGGTTTCAACGCGGGCAGCGCTCTTTCCGCCGGAGGCAGTGCCGCCCTGGCCTTCACCACCACTCAGACCGCTGCCGCTGCGGCAGCCCTCTCCTGGATGCTTCTGGAATGGCGGCTTGCCGGAAAGCCGAGTGCCCTCGGCGTCGCCTCCGGCATCGTTGCCGGCCTGGTCACAATCACCCCCGCGGCCGGCTTCGTCACTCCCGCCTGGGCCCTGGTCATGGGACTGATGGGCGGTGCGGTCTGCTACGGAGGCGTCATGCTCAAGCACAAGTTCGGTTATGACGACTCTCTGGACGTGTTCGGCATCCATGGCCTCGGCGGAGCCTTTGGCGCCGTGGCCATCGGCGTATTTGCGTCTGTAGGAGTCAGCGGACTGATTGCCGGCAATCCCGGTCAGGTCTGGATTCAATTGGTAGGCATCGGAGCCGCCGGTGCTTATGCCGTGGTTGTTACGGTTATTCTGGTTCTGATCCTTAAGGCGACCATGGGCCTGCGGGTGTCCCGTGAAGAAGAGGTCACCGGCCTCGATCAAACGGCTCATTCGGAAACCGGTTACAACTTCTGA
- a CDS encoding branched-chain amino acid aminotransferase, translated as MEIRIEPLTQSQQPSQDESQLVFGHHFTDRMFLMEYDAGTGWHSARIKPYGPFVLDPAALVFHYAQEIFEGLKAFRRQDGSIALFRPRDNVARFNRSARRLCMPEVDEVFFLQAIKQLIRLEADWVPHSPGTSLYIRPTMIATQPVLGVKPSDQYYCYIILSPVGPYYKGGFKPVRILISDEYVRSAPGGTGEAKTGGNYAASLLAAREAAAKGFDQVLWLDAVNRKYVEEVGSMNICFVYDGKLVTSPLKGTILDGITRRSILVLAREMGVEVEERALSVEEILDGVENGRLSEAFGTGTAAVVSPVGQFSYRNRTVILNDGQPGPLTLRLYDVLTGIQYGRLPDTHGWIDPI; from the coding sequence ATGGAAATCCGCATAGAACCCCTAACCCAGAGCCAACAGCCCTCCCAAGACGAATCCCAGCTGGTTTTCGGCCATCACTTTACCGATCGCATGTTCCTGATGGAGTACGACGCCGGGACAGGCTGGCACTCGGCACGCATCAAGCCTTACGGACCGTTTGTATTAGACCCGGCTGCCCTGGTTTTCCATTACGCCCAGGAGATTTTCGAGGGCTTGAAAGCCTTCCGCCGCCAGGACGGGTCGATAGCCCTGTTCCGTCCCCGGGACAATGTCGCGCGCTTCAACCGCAGCGCCCGTCGCCTGTGCATGCCGGAAGTGGACGAAGTATTCTTTCTGCAGGCCATCAAGCAGCTGATTCGCCTCGAGGCTGACTGGGTTCCCCACAGCCCCGGAACCAGCCTCTACATCCGCCCCACCATGATTGCCACTCAGCCGGTCCTGGGGGTGAAACCGAGCGATCAGTACTATTGCTACATCATTCTTTCGCCGGTGGGTCCCTACTACAAGGGCGGGTTCAAACCGGTGCGCATCCTGATCAGTGATGAATATGTCCGTTCGGCTCCCGGCGGAACCGGTGAAGCCAAGACCGGGGGAAACTACGCTGCCAGCCTTCTGGCGGCCAGGGAGGCGGCCGCGAAAGGCTTCGACCAGGTTCTCTGGCTCGATGCCGTAAACCGCAAGTATGTGGAAGAAGTCGGCAGTATGAACATCTGCTTCGTCTATGATGGAAAATTAGTCACATCCCCATTAAAAGGCACCATTCTCGACGGCATTACCCGTCGCTCCATCCTGGTACTTGCCCGGGAAATGGGCGTCGAGGTCGAAGAACGGGCACTGAGTGTCGAGGAAATTCTCGACGGGGTGGAAAACGGACGGCTCAGTGAAGCCTTCGGCACCGGCACCGCAGCAGTAGTCAGCCCGGTGGGACAATTCAGCTACCGCAATCGCACCGTCATCCTGAACGACGGCCAACCGGGACCGCTGACACTGCGGCTTTACGACGTTCTCACCGGAATCCAGTACGGCAGACTTCCCGATACCCACGGCTGGATCGATCCGATCTAA
- a CDS encoding Rne/Rng family ribonuclease — protein sequence MSKELVINTTSHETRVALLENGHIAELYIERVRERGVVGNIYKGRVIRVLPGMQAAFVDIGLEKATFLYVADVLDEMKALARYIDEGESENLGEGEESGPPALPPIEDLLQEGQEILVQVAKEPIGTKGARITSHISLPGRHLVYMPTVDHVGISRRIENEGEKERLRALIEKIKPDGSGFIVRTAAEGKSEDDLQADMEFLSGLWQEICALKRRNPAPCLIYSDLDVISKVLRDILTEDVRRIVVDSKREHDKILRFIETFMPNLNFTLELYQDPEPVFDAFGLEVEIARALGRKVWLKSGGYIIIEQTEALTAIDVNTGRFVGKHNLEDTILKTNLEAVKEVAFQLRLRNLGGLIIIDFIDMEKEAHREKVHSAFEEALKNDRAKTNILKISELGLVEMTRKRVRENLTRTLCEPCPYCEGKGYVKSRATMVYEIFRQLRREIAVLAGKQVTLLVHPDIASTICDEERCEIDDLETRFDKQIAITARFDYHIEQFDIVGS from the coding sequence ATGTCCAAGGAACTGGTCATCAATACGACCTCGCATGAAACCCGGGTCGCCTTGCTGGAGAACGGTCATATCGCCGAACTCTACATCGAGCGGGTGCGGGAAAGAGGTGTCGTCGGCAATATCTACAAGGGTCGGGTGATCCGCGTCCTGCCCGGGATGCAGGCGGCTTTTGTCGATATCGGACTGGAAAAGGCGACATTTTTATATGTGGCCGATGTACTCGACGAGATGAAGGCCCTGGCCCGCTATATCGACGAGGGGGAAAGCGAGAATCTCGGCGAGGGTGAGGAGTCGGGACCTCCCGCCCTGCCGCCCATCGAGGACCTGCTGCAGGAAGGGCAGGAAATTCTGGTGCAGGTGGCCAAGGAGCCGATCGGCACCAAAGGGGCCCGCATTACCTCCCATATCTCCCTGCCGGGCCGGCATCTGGTCTACATGCCGACCGTCGACCATGTGGGCATCTCCCGGCGGATCGAAAACGAAGGGGAAAAGGAACGGTTGCGGGCCCTGATCGAAAAGATCAAGCCCGACGGATCGGGCTTCATCGTACGCACCGCCGCCGAGGGGAAGAGCGAGGATGACCTGCAGGCCGATATGGAATTTCTTTCCGGCCTATGGCAGGAGATCTGCGCTTTGAAGCGCCGGAATCCGGCTCCTTGCCTGATCTATTCCGATCTCGACGTGATCAGCAAGGTGCTGCGCGACATTCTGACCGAGGATGTGCGCCGTATCGTGGTGGACAGCAAGCGGGAGCACGACAAAATTCTCCGGTTCATCGAAACCTTCATGCCGAATCTCAATTTTACCCTGGAGCTGTACCAGGATCCGGAGCCGGTATTCGACGCTTTCGGCCTGGAGGTGGAGATCGCCAGGGCTCTCGGACGCAAGGTCTGGCTGAAGAGCGGGGGCTACATTATTATCGAGCAGACCGAAGCTCTTACGGCCATCGACGTCAATACCGGGCGCTTTGTCGGCAAGCACAACCTGGAGGATACCATCCTCAAAACCAATCTCGAGGCGGTCAAGGAGGTTGCCTTTCAGCTCCGGCTGCGCAATCTCGGCGGGCTGATCATCATCGATTTCATCGATATGGAAAAAGAGGCTCATCGGGAGAAGGTGCACTCGGCCTTCGAGGAGGCCCTGAAGAATGACCGGGCCAAGACCAACATCCTCAAGATTTCCGAACTCGGCCTTGTCGAGATGACCCGGAAGCGGGTACGTGAAAACCTGACCCGTACCCTCTGCGAACCGTGTCCCTACTGTGAGGGCAAGGGGTATGTGAAAAGCCGTGCCACAATGGTTTACGAAATTTTCCGGCAGCTTCGCCGGGAAATCGCTGTCCTGGCCGGCAAACAGGTGACGCTGCTGGTGCATCCCGACATCGCTTCCACCATCTGCGACGAGGAGCGGTGTGAAATCGACGACCTGGAGACCCGCTTCGACAAGCAGATCGCCATCACCGCCCGGTTCGACTATCATATCGAGCAGTTCGATATCGTGGGGAGCTGA
- the rpmA gene encoding 50S ribosomal protein L27: MAHKKAGGSSKNGRDSAGKRLGVKRFGGQQVTAGSILVRQRGTTIHPGSNVGCGKDYTLYALIDGVVKFERKGKDKKKVSVFAA, translated from the coding sequence ATGGCTCACAAGAAAGCCGGTGGCAGTTCAAAGAACGGCCGCGACAGCGCGGGTAAACGCCTCGGCGTCAAGCGCTTCGGCGGCCAGCAGGTGACGGCAGGATCGATCCTGGTCCGCCAGCGCGGCACCACCATCCACCCCGGCTCCAACGTCGGCTGCGGCAAGGACTACACGCTGTATGCTTTGATCGACGGGGTGGTGAAATTCGAACGCAAGGGCAAGGACAAGAAAAAGGTCAGCGTCTTCGCCGCCTGA
- a CDS encoding phosphatase: MSQPSSPEADLHIHTIASGHAYSTINEIAQEAARRRLRLVGITDHGPALPGGPHLYHFQALRFVPPTIGGVRILCGVEANILDGGRLDLEDGQLAMLDLVLAGFHPGCGYSGNGAAENTRTLLSVMEKPQVHIICHPGNPSYPVDYRAVARHAAATGTALEINNSSFAVSRAGSFENCRILARHCAEFGTLVALGSDAHIAQGVGELDQALAESRRAGIQDGQIVNLSLESTLAFLGLQS, translated from the coding sequence ATGTCCCAACCGAGTAGCCCCGAAGCGGACCTCCATATCCATACCATCGCTTCAGGACATGCCTACAGCACCATCAACGAAATTGCCCAGGAAGCCGCCCGGCGCCGGCTGCGACTGGTCGGCATCACCGATCACGGTCCGGCCCTGCCGGGCGGTCCGCATCTCTATCACTTTCAGGCGCTGCGCTTTGTCCCCCCTACCATCGGCGGTGTGCGGATTCTTTGCGGAGTCGAAGCCAACATTCTCGACGGCGGCCGCCTCGACCTCGAGGACGGTCAGCTTGCGATGCTCGACCTGGTGCTGGCCGGATTTCATCCTGGCTGCGGATACAGCGGAAACGGTGCCGCCGAAAACACCCGGACCCTGCTATCCGTGATGGAAAAACCCCAGGTGCATATCATCTGTCACCCCGGCAATCCTTCCTATCCCGTTGATTACCGGGCCGTCGCGCGCCATGCTGCCGCCACCGGCACCGCCCTCGAAATCAACAACTCGAGTTTCGCCGTCAGCCGGGCAGGCAGCTTTGAGAACTGCAGGATTCTGGCCCGCCACTGCGCGGAATTCGGCACATTGGTCGCCTTGGGCAGCGACGCGCATATAGCCCAGGGGGTCGGCGAACTGGACCAGGCGCTGGCCGAATCACGCCGGGCCGGAATCCAGGATGGGCAGATCGTCAACCTGAGCCTGGAATCGACCCTGGCCTTTCTCGGCCTGCAATCCTGA